The Tautonia plasticadhaerens nucleotide sequence CGGGCCGCCCGCAACCCCGACGGCCCGGCCCGGGTCGGCCCCCCGGTCGAGCCCGTCCCGGCCGACGACGAGATCCCGCACCTCCTGCACGCCTGCCCCGGCGCCCCGGGGAGGGTCCGCGTCCGGTACGGCACCGATGCCGATCTGGACGACGCGAGGTCCACCCCCTGGGTCGAGGTCGACGCCTCGACCGACTTCTCCCACCAGTTCGCCCTCGACGGCCTGGAGCCGGACACCGCCTATCACTTCGCCGCCGAGACCGCCGGGCCCGGCGGCGTCCCCGAGCATGCCCCCCTGCCCGGCCGGTTCCGCACCGCCCCCCCGCCGGACGAGCCGAGCCGGGTCGTCTTCGCCATGAACACCTGCCAGATGTACGCCGACGTCGGCCATCCCGACGGCTTCGCCATGTTCGAGGCGCTCGACCGCCTCTCCCCCGACTTCCTCGTCACTGCCGGTGACGTCGTCCATTACGATAACGAGGACCCCCGCGCCCGGACCGTCGAGCTCGCCCGGTACCACTGGCAGCGCATGTACGGCTTCCCCCGGCACTTCGATCGGCTGGCGAGGCTCCCCGTCTACTTCACCAAGGACGACCACGACACCCTCCGCAACGATTGCTGGCCCTCCATGGACCCCGGCTTCATGGCCCCCCTGACCTTCGAGGACGGCCTCCGAATCTTCCGCGAGCAGGTGCCGATGGGCGACGGCCCCACCTACCGAACCTTCCGGTGGGGCGAAGACTTGCAGATCTGGCTCGTCGAGGGCCGCGACTTCCGGTCGCCGAACACCATGCCCGACGGCCCCGACAAGACCATCTGGGGGGACGAGCAGGAGGACTGGCTCGAGCGGACGATGCTCGAGAGCGACGCGACCTGGAAGCTGTTGATCAGCCCCACCACGATCGTCGGCCCCGACCGCGAGAACAAGAATGACAACCACGCCAACGACGGCTTCGCCTACGAGGGGGGAGAGATTCGGGCCTGGCTGGCCGCCCGGTTCCCGGGCAACGCCTTCGTCCTCTGCGGCGACCGGCACTGGCAATACCACGCGGTCGACCCCGACACCGGCGTCCGGGAATTCTCCGTCGGCGCCGCCAGCGACGAACACGCCGGGGCACCCCCGGCTTCGACCCGGAGTACCACCGCTTCCATCGCCTCGCCGGCGGCTTCCTCTCCGTCACGGTCGACCGCCCGGACGGGACGCCGACGATCACCTTCCGACTGCACGACGTCGACGGCGGCGTCCAGCATGACTATGTCCAGGCCCGAGTCGATTGAGCCCACGAGTCGAATCAAGGAGTCTCCGCGAATGCACTCCACCGATGCCGATCCCAGGAGGAGGATCCTCCCCCCTGCCTGGGCCCGATCCTCCTCAGCGCTGCTGGTGCCGCTGGCGGCGATCGCGATCGGGGCCGGGCCGGGGCCCGACCCCAAGCCCGATCGGCCGGCCGTCGTCCGGGTCGTCGCCGACTCGCAGGCGAAGCAGCCACAGGTCGCCGTCGGGCCCGACGGCGGGGTGTTCGTCGCCTTCGGCGTGGGAGACGAGATCCGCTGCGTCTCCTCCGACGACGGCGGACGCAGCTTCGGCGAGCCCGTTGCGGTCGGGTCGCCGGGCAAGCTGGCGCTGGGCATGAGGCGGGGGCCGAGGATCGTGGCGACGGCCGACGCCGTGGTGATCGCGGCCATCGGCGGGGTCGGTGGCGGGCCGTACGGGCAGCTCAAGGACGGCGACCTCCAGGCCTGGCGTTCCACCGACGCCGGCACCTCCTGGTCCGGCCCGACCCGGATCAACGACGTCGAGGGTTCGGCCCGGGAGGGCCTGCATGCCCTGGCCGCCGGGCCCGACGGCCGGCTGTTCTGCGCCTGGGTCGACCTGAGGGAGGACCGGGCCGAGGTCCGGGGTGCCTTCTCCGAGGACGGCGGCGCCTCCTGGGGACCCGACGTGCTGGTCCACCGCTCCCCCGACGGCGGGCCGATCTGCCCGTGCTGCCACCCCTCGGCCGCCTTCGGCCCCGACGGGACGCTCCACGTCATGTGGCGGGACGCCGTCGGCGGCGCCCGGGACATGTACCTGGCCCAATCGACCGACGGCGGCAGGAGCTTCGAGCCGGCCGCCAAGCTCGGCGTCGGGACCTGGCCGATCGAGGCCTGCCCGATGGACGGCGGCGCGATCGCCCCCGGCCCCGACGGCCGGGTCCTGACCGCCTGGATGCGGGACGGGCGCCTCTTCGCCGCCGAGCCGGGAGAGCCCGAACGCCCCCTCGGCCCCGGCGTGCAGGGCTGGGCCTGCTGGGGCCCCGAGGGCCCGTACCTCACCTGGCTCGACCGCCGTCCCGGCCGCCTGCTCGCCCGGCTCCCGGGCGCAGAGGAACCGATCGAGCTGTTCCGCTCGGCCAACGACCCGAGCGTGTCCAGCCCGATCGGCGCCGAGGGGCCGGTCGTCGCGGCCTGGGAAGCCGGCCCCGGCGGCTCGGGCATCTTCGCCGCTCGGCTGGATCCGCCCGGCGAGGAGGACTGAGGCCGCGCTGCGTGGACGTCTTGCCTTCGGGTCGCCGGGGTCTCGTCCGCGAGATGCCAGCCTCCCAAGGGAGATTGATCCGGGCAATCCCGCATGATTCCACCCCGGGACCCGCCCGGCCTCGGATCGAGGTGGCGGTCCCCTGGGGCTGGCCGCGTCTCGCCGGCCCGATTCCCAGGGGATGCCTGGCCTCGGGTGGCGGTCTCCCGGGGATCTTGACCGTCGCCGATCGGGATGCTCTCCTGAAGGGGCTGCGTCGCGGTGAGGATCGGTCGCGAGTCCGAGGTCGACGGCCCGCTCCGGCTCGCCGAGCGCGGAGGCGGCGGAGCCCGCCGGGACGCCGGCGGGGCCGACCCGAGCGGGACATCGCCGGGCGGCTGAATCCGAAGGGGGGCCCGGCGTCCCCTCGTCGGGGGGCGTCGATCGGGCGATGGGCGATCCCGCCCGACGGCGTCCCGTCCGATCACCCCATGTCTTTCTTCGACGGCCGGTCGGCGATCGGCCGGGAGCGTCAGGCGGGTCGCACCCCGGGCGGGGACGCGGGCCTCGGCCCGGGATACGATGGTAGGCCGCATGACCCCCGGCCGGTCGACGCCGGCGAGGTCCCCGGCCCGATTGTCCGCCGGGGGGACCTTGCCCGGCTCCCCGAGGACGACCGAGAGGTGCTGGTCATGCGCCACCTGGAGCTGCTGAGGTTCGGGAAGCTCGCCGTCGTGCCGGGCGTCACCAGGCCCGATGAGCAGGCCCGCCCCCCCCGGGCCGTCGATCGGGCCCGCGGGGCCTCGGCTCGGGCCGGCGCCGGGGGGCCGTCGCGATGACCCCGCACGACCCCTCGACCCAGGTCGACGACCGGGCCCTGGCCGGTCGCGTCGCCGAGCTGGCCGGCCGCATCGAGGCGGGAGAGCCGGTCGACCTGGACGCCCTGCGACGGGACGAACCCGAGGTCGCCGACCGGGTGCTCGGGCTGCTGCCCGTGCTGGGCCTGCTGGCCCGGCTCGGCCTCCCCTCCGGGCCCGGCGGCCCGACCCCGATCGGCGCCCTGCCTCCGGACGAGTTCGGCGAGGGGATCGGCCGGCTCGGCGAGTTCGTCCTCCTCCGCCAGATCGCCCGGGGGGGGATGGGGGTGGTCTTCGAGGCCCGCCAGCTGGGCATCGGCCGCCGGGTGGCCCTCAAGATCCTGCCGGCGGTGTCCGCCCTGGATCCCCTGCAGCGTCGTCGGTTCCAGGTCGAGGCCCGGGCGGCCGGCGCCCTGAACCACGACCACATCGTGCCGGTCTACTTCGTCGGCTCCGAGGAGGGCGTGCATTATTATGCGATGCAGCTGGTCGACGGCCGGAGCTTGGCCCAGGTCCTCGCCGACCTCCGCCGGGGCGGGGACGCGGGCGAGGAGCCCGCACCGACCCGGGCCGACGGCGACATCGACCTCGCCCTCGAGGGCGCCCTCGACCTCGAGCTCGACCTCGACGGGCTGGGCCCTCCCGACATCGGGCCCGACCCGACGTCCCTCGGCCCCTCGCACGCCGCCTTCGTGGCCCGTCTCGGCCTCCAGGCGGCCGAGGCCCTGGCGCACGCCCACGAGCAGGGGGTGATCCACCGGGACGTCAAGCCGGGCAACCTGCTGCTCGACCACGACGGCCGGCTCTGGATCGCCGACTTCGGCCTGGCCCGACTCCAAGGGGACGCCGGCCTGACGGCCTCCGGCGTCCTCGTCGGCACCTTCCGCTACATGAGCCCCGAGCAGGCGGCCTCCACCCGGGGTGTGCCGGTCGACCACCGGACCGACATCTACAGCCTCGGCGCCACCCTGTACGAGCTGCTCACCCTCCGGCCCGCCTTCGACGACGCCGACCGGCGCGTCGTCCTCCGCCGGATCATCGAGGACCGGCCGACGCCGATCCGGCAGCTCAACCCGACCGTGCCGGCCGACCTGGAGACCGTCGTCGCGAAGGCGATGGCCAAGGATCCGGACGACCGCTATGCCACGGCCGCCGAGCTGGCCGACGACCTGTCGCGGTTCCTCGACGGCCGGAACGTCCTGGCCCGTCGCCCCTCCCCGCTGGACCGGGCGGCACGCTGGGCCTACCGCCGTCGCCTCGCGGTGGCCTCGGCCCTGCTGATGCTGGGCCTGGTGACGGCCGCCCTGGGCGTGGCCGTCGTCCTGATCGCCCGGGCCCAGGCCCGCACCGCCGACGCCCTGGCCGATGCCAAGGCCAGCCGAGACGCCGCGATCGCCGAGCGGAACCGGGCCGACGACGCGGCCGGGCACGCCCGGTCGAGCGAGCGGTTCGCCCGGGAGCTGCTCTACGTCTCCAACCTGAAGCTCGCCGCCGAGGCCCTGCTCGACCGCGACCCGCTGCTGATGAAGGAGTACCTCGACCGCCACGTCCCCGAGGCCGGCGAGCCCGACCTGCGCGACTTCGCCTGGTGGTTCCTCAAGACGCAGGGGGAGATGCCCTTCGACGAGCTGGCCGGCCCCGGCCCCCCGCTCTACTTCATCGCCTTCTCCCCCGACGGCCGGCTCATGGCCACCTGCGGGCAGGACGCCGTGATCCGGCTCTCTGAGCGGCCCGGCGACCGTCTCGTCTCCGAGATCGAGACCGGCCAGGGGGAGGTCAACGGCCTCGCCTTCAGCCCCGACGGCCGCCGCCTCGCCTCCGCCGGCGACGACGGCACCGTCCGGCTCTGGGACCTGGAGACGAGCCGGGAGATCTGGCGGGCCCAGGCCATCGAGGACGGCCTGGCCTTCCAGGTCGCCTTCGCGAGGGGCGGCGAGGTGCTGGCCTCGTGCGGCCAGGAGTCGGTCATCCGCCTCTGGGACGCCGAAACGGGCGCCCCGGTCGGCGAGCTCCGGGGGCCGGAGGCCGACGGGCCGACCCTCGCGGTCGAGGCGATCGCCGTCACGCCCGACGGCCTCCACCTCGCCGCCGCAGGCCCCGGGGATGTGGCCCGGGTCTGGGACCTGGAGTCCCGGTCGGTGGCCCTGGAGCGGGGAGGCGCCGGCCGGCCGACCTGGGTCGCCTTCTCCCCCGACGGCGATCGGGTCGCCGTGGGCCGAAAGAAGGGCGTCCTCGAGGTCGTCGACCGGCGCTCGGGCGCGACGGTCCTCGTCGAGAAGCTCCGGGACGACGTCCAGGCGCTGGCGATGCTCCGGGGGGGCTCCGTCCTCGCCGCCTCCGACCGGGGCGGGATGATCCACCTGTTCCCGCTGCCGGCGCCCGACGGGCCGGGCCCCGGGGCGATCCGCCCCCCGTGGCTGGCCCACGGCGACCGCCTCTACGCCCTGGCCGCCGACCCCGACGGCGACGCCCTGGTCTCCGCCGGCGCCGACGGCCGGGCCCGACGATGGCACCCCCTGGAGCCCGATCGGAGCCGCCGGTGGGCGATCGACCGGGGCGAGTGCGGCGGATTCGCCTTCTCCCCGGGGGGGCGGTCCCTCTGGGTCCTCCGGGGATCGGGGGTCGTCCCGATCGGGCTCGCGCCGGATGGGGAGGCGCGGCCGGTCGAGCTGGGCGATGCGTCCTTCCTCGGCCTCCACGCCGACCGGGGGTGTCGCCGCATCGCCGCCTGCGGGAGGCGAGCCGGGGGGGACGGGCCCCCGCTCGTCGTGGTCTGGGACCGCACGACCGGCTCCTTCCCCTTCCGCTGGGAACCCCGAGGGGGGATCGTGAGCATCCGCTCGGTCGCCATCTCGCCCGACGGCCGCCGCCTGGCGGCCTACGGCAGCCGGGACCGCGCCGTCCCGGTCGGCAGGCGAGTCTCGCTCTCCCTCTTCGACCTCGAGGCCGGGGGACCTCCCCTCGACCTGGGGCTGCCCGGGGCCGACTCGGCCGGCACGATGAGCATGGTCGACTTCGCGCCGGACGGCCGCCTGCTGGCCGCCTCCAGCGGGCACGACATCCTGCTCGTCGACCCGGTGGCCGGCCGGCCGCTCCGGCCGCTCTCCGGGCACTCGGGCACCGTCGGCGCCCTGGCCTTCAGCCCCGACGGCGCGTTGCTCGCCTCGGCGGGGGACGACCGCCGCCTGGTGCTCTGGGAACTGGCCTCGAACCGTCCGGTCTTCTCGACACTCGCCCTGGATTCGCAGGCGTTGGCCCTGGCCTTCAGCCCCGACGGCCGCCTGCTCGCCTCCGTCGGCCGGGACGGGCTGGTGCTGCTCTGGCACGTGCCGACCCGGCAACTGCTGATGGAAATCCCCGCGACGAACCCCCATGGCGGCAACCCCGGCGAGGCCTACGACGCGATCGCCTTCGGCCCCGACGGCCGCCGGCTGGCCGTGCGCGTCCCGGAGGACGTCCTGATCCTCGATTCCTCGACCGCCTCCTCGGCCCCTTGACACGGGGCCGCCGCCGGGGAACCCTACAGGCTCCCCGAGCCCCGATCGCGGGGCCGGCCCTCGCCCGGCATCCCCACGCGACCACCCCTCCCCGCCATGCCGTCGATCGACTCGAAGACCCTGGACGTCCTCTGGCAAGACCCCGACGCCCGCGAGACGGCCCTCCGCCGGGTCGTCGAGGGGCGCCTGGCCGAGGACCCGCCGCCGAGGTCCGACGACCACGTCGTCGCCACCTACTTCTTCGCCTTCCGGACCGAGTCGCTCGACGACGCCGTGCGGGAGATCGCCTACCACGCCACCAGCGGCATCAAGGACCCGCCCCCCGGCTCCCTGCTGGCCGAGTGCACCGCCACCGCCGCCGGGGTCGACCCGTTCGACTCGACCGGGCGGATCGGCCTGCTCCACATCGCCTTCCCCCTGAAGATGATGCTCCAGGGGGACGGCCACCTCACCTCGGTCGACCTGCTGCACACCACCGCCGCGGCCATCATCTTCGACGTCTACGAGAACCAGGACGCCCGGCTCGTCTCGCTCCAGATCCCCGATAAGGTCCTGGCCACCTTCCCCGGCCCGGCCCACGGGCCCTTCGGCCTCCGCAAGCTCACCGGGTTCGACGACGGCCGCCCCGCCTTCGGCACCATCCTCAAGCCGACCGCCGGCGTCACCCCGGACGACGTCGACCGGATCGTCGGCGAGGTCGCCGGCTGCGACCTGCTCATGTTCATCAAGGAGGACGAGGACCTCTATCCCAACCTGCCCTATTCCCCCGTCGCCGACCGCATGACGCGGGCGATGGCGGCGATCGAGCGGATCAGGGACGAGCGGGGCGGGCTGGGGCTGGTCTACGCGCCCCACGTCACCGGGGCGCCGAACGAGATCCTGGAGACGGTGCTCGCCGTGCTGGAGGCCGGGGCCAACGGCGTCATGTTCAGCGAGACCTTCGCCGGGGGCGCCGTGCGGATGGTCCGGGAGGCGACCAGGCACCTGTCGCACCCGCCGGCCATCTACGGCCACAACGCCGGGATCGGCACCCGGACCCGGGCCATCTGGCGAGAGGTGATCGACCTGCTCGCCCGGCTCGACGGCATCGACTTCCGACAGACCGCACCGGTCAAGCCCGGGACCCCCTTCCTCCGCCCCTACGGGGCCGAGTGGCTCGCCTCCGAGGTCGCCCTCTCCCGTCCCCTGCCCGGCGGGCTGAACCCGACGATGATCGCCCGGGCCGGCGCCCTGGACCAGGGCAACGTCATCCTCAACCTCCAGGACGCCGAGGCGCGGGGCCTGACCGACCACATCCTCTTCCTGGCCGGCTCGGCGATCAACTCCATCAAGGACGACTCCGGCACGTACGAGCCCCGCCTCGGCGCCGAGGCGATGCGGGAGGCGCTGGAGGTCCACCGCTCCGGCTCCATGGCCGGCGTGCCGATGGAGAAGCACCTCGACGAGCTGGTCGCCCTGGCCGACCGCCGGAAGCTCGCCGCCCTGCGCCGGGCCCTATCCCAGCGCTACCCCGACCGCGCCGGCTGATCCCGGCCCGCCCGCCGTCGTCGCCGTCAGGCCGACTGGAGCGACCGGGCCGGCTCCCCGGGGGCCCCGGCCCGTCGGGCCGGCCGCTTCCGCCGCCGGTTCCACCAGAGGACCGCGCCGGTCGCCGCCAGCGGGATCGGGCCCAGGCAGGCGGCCAGGTAGAGCAGCCTCGTCGCCGGCCCGCCGAAGGTACCGAAGTGCAGCGGGAGGATCCATCGCAGGACGCGATCGCCCCGGGACATCGACCTGGGCCCCTCCTCGAACAGGATTTCCCCGGTGTATGGGTCGATCTCCAGCCGGGCCTCGTTGACCCGGACCTCGTGCTCTCCCGGAGGGTCGAGGAAGACGCGATAGGGCCGGTCGGGGCCGGCGGGCGGGTAGAACCGCCGGGGCTCGAAGCCCGGGTGCCGGGCCATCGCGACGGCCAGGGCCCGGTCGGGCGAGATCATCGACGCCCCGGCCGACGGCGGGCGGACGTTCAGGTCTGGCCTCGTCGTCGGGCCCGACCACGTCAGCAGGTAGATTATCGGCGCGACGACCGCCCAGAAGGCGATCGTCGCCCCGGTCAGACCCATCAGCAGCAGCGGCAGGACGAAGGCCAGGCCCGAGGCCCGGTGCAGGTCGAAGTTCGCCCGCTTCCACCCGACGTCCAGCTTCACCAGGAAATACGACGCCCGCCACCGGCCGACCGGCCACCAGAGCCTCAGGCCCGAGCCGCAGAGCAGCACCAGCGCCCCGGCCGACAGCCCGGTGACCCACCGTCCGGCCTCCCCGGCGACCAGCTCGACGTGGATCCTCGTGAGCACGGCCACCGGGTCCCGACCGACCGGGGTCACCCGACGCACCCCGGCCGTCGAGGGGTCCAGGGCGACCCGGTAGCCCGGCGTCTCGGCGATCAACAAATGCCCCGGGACCGCCGGGTAGTGCAGCCGGCTGACGGATTCCCCCTCGGGCAGCGCGGCCTCGACCGCCGAGAGGAGCGCCGAGGGGGGCAGGAGCCCCCCTCCCGCCGCCGCCGCCGGGCCGTCCCCGGAGAGGATCCGCCGCGTCTGCTCCGGGAAGGCGAGCAGCGCCCCGGTCGTCGCCACGACGATCAGCGGCAGGCTCGCGGCCAGGGCGAGCCAGCGATGCAGGGCGCGGAACCGGGACTTCCAGGGCGTGCGCATCGGGGCCTCAGCGGAGGTCGAAGGTCGGCAGCACCGTGGCGGAGCCGTCCCCGTCGGCGACGATCTCGGCCTCCAGGCCGGACCGAGACGGGTCGGCGTACCGGCCACGGAGGAGGTCCGGCGCCGGCTCCCCCAAAGCGACCGCCTCGCGCTGCTCGGGGGTCTTCGGGACGAAGCCCGGGTCGGGCCGGGTGACCGAGACCCGGTAGCGGCCGGCGGGGGCGCCGTCCCCCGCCTCGTAGGTCGTCAGCGCGAACGCGCCGGAGGCGTCGGCCGTGCTGTGGGGGAATAGACCGGCGGCGGCGACCCCGGGGTCGGCCGGGTGGAGCATCACCCGGGCCCCCTCGGCCGGCTCCCCCCGGACGAGCACCGACCCTCCGGCCGGGAACACCGCCAGCCGGCCGGCCCCAGGTCCCTCCCCGCAGCCGGCGAGCAGCATCGCGGCGAGCAGCCCGATCCCGGCGCACCGGCTCCGATCAGAAGGCATCGACGACCTCGCCCCCCTTGGGGGAGCCGAAGGCTCGGAAGACGTCGGGGTTCATCGTCTCCTTCAGGAAACGGACCGAGCCGTCGGCGAAGCCGAAGTTCGCGCCGCCGGGGTGGAAGCCCATCGGCTGGAACTCGTTGGAGCAGTTCATTACGCAGGGGCCGGGGATCATCCGGCCGTCGGCGGTGAAGGTGTTCAGGGCCAGGCCGTTGTTGCCGGCCCAGGGGCCGTACCAGTTGAAGTCGGGAGGGGCCGACGGCTGGGCGATGCCCCGGAGGTAGTGCGTCGGCTTGCCCCCCATCTCGATGACCCAGAAGGTGTTGGACAGCCCGTCCCGGATCTGCTCGAAGCTCGGGTCCGGCAGGCCGAAGACGCCGATCAGCGGCTGCCCGGCGGCGTTGCGGACGTTGCGGACGGCGTAGTAGTCCGTGGCCGCCGCCCGGCCGCCGGGGGTCTGCACGGCCCCCCAGATGTTGATCATCTCCAGCGACCGGTTCCCCTCCGGGACCGACGGGCAGACGTAGGCGGCCACCTGCGTGGTCACGGCGGTCTGATTGCCCGGGCCGTCGTAGCCGACGTCGTAATTGTACAGGCCCTCCAGGTTCACCTGCTCGACGTAGGGCATGATCATCGTGTGCACGCCGTTGACCGTGTACTGGTCAGGGGCGTACTCGAAGACGATCCGGCCCGGGGGCACGGCCCTCAGGGCGCTCTCGTAGTTGTGCAGCGCCAGGCCGATCTGCTTCAGGTTGTTGGTGCACTGCATCCGCCGGGCGGCCTCGCGGGCACTCTGCACGGCGGGCAGGAGCAGCGCGATGAGCACGCCGATGATCGCGATGACCACGAGCAATTCGATCAGCGTGAAGCCGGGGCGCCGGTCGGGCATCGGTCGCGGAAACTTCGGGGAGGTCCTGGTCATGGCGGGGTCGTCCGGTGCGGGCGGGTCGGGGCGGAGATCGGGATCGAATCCTGCTCGCTATTGAGACTCAATTTCATCCGCGGCGAGTCTAGTCGCATCGGCCCGCCATTTCAAGGGGGCTGGATTCCACCCGCGGGGTGGGGCCGGCCGGCCTCGAACATCGGGGGCGGAGTGACTACACTGGGGGGCCCGAGGCCCGGCCCCCGGCCGGGCCTCCCTGATTGACGATCGAGGGATCGCACCACGCCCGGCCCGGGCGGGGTCCCCTCGGGCCGGAGGGCCCGGGGATGGCCCCCGGCGGGGGCGGGACAGGCCCAAGGGATGAACGACCCCACCATGAGCACCACACCCCGGTTGATCGCCACCATGATCTTCGCCATGTTCGCCTCCGGGACGGCCTTCGGCCAGGACGAGTCGAAGGACGCCAACGCCAACCCCCGGGTCGTCCTCGAGACGAACAAGGGCCCGATCACCGTCGAGCTCTACCAGGACAAGGCCCCCAAGACGGTCGAGAACTACCTGCAGTACGTCGACTCCGGCCACTACGACAACACGGTCTTCCACCGGGTGATCGGCCCCAACCCCCAGCAGCCCCAGGGGTTCATGATCCAGGGGGGCGGCTTCTCGGCCGGCCAGCCGATCCAGGAAAAGCCGACGAGGGACCAGATCCTCAACGAGGCCGACAACGGCCTGAAGAACGAGCGGGGGACCCTGGCGATGGCCCGGACCTCGGACCCGCACTCGGCCTCGGCCCAGTTCTTCATCAACCTCGGGGACAACGAGTTCCTCAATCACACCAACAAGACCACCCGGGGCTGGGGCTACGCCGTCTTCGGCAAGGTGGTCGACGGCATGGAGGTGGTCGACCAGATCGCCCGGGTGCAGACGGGCCGGGCCCCGGCCAAGGTCACCGGCGGCCAGACGGCCCCCTTCGACGACGTGCCGGTCGAGCCGGTCGTCATCCAGTCGGCCCGGCGCGCCGGCCCCTGACCGGCCCCCTGGGCCGCCCGCCCCTCGGGCGACGATCGACGGGGGTGACGGCTTCGGCCGTCGCCCCCGCCCCGCCCTCCCGTCCCGGGGGCGTGACCCCCGGACTCGGCCCGGTGCGCCCCCGGTGCGCCGGGTCGATTCGGCGATTGTTCTTTTGTGGGCCTGGTTTGCGGCAATCCGATTGGGTTCGCTCCGCGTCGAGCCCCCCGAGGCGTTGGGTTCGTTTTGGCGCGGTCGGTTGCGTCGGAGCCCGGGAAGCCGGGGGGAGCGCCGGGGTCGGACCGGGAGACGGCCCGGTGCGCCGGATGGCGGCGCCCGGTGCGCCGTCGGTGCGCCCCCGGTGCGCCGGACCGTCCTGGTGAATTGTCTTTGTCGTGGAACGATTTACGCCGATTCGATTGGGTTCGCTCCGTCGGCACGACCGGGGCGTTGGGTTCGTTTCGCGCGGGCATTCCCTCGGGGGACGGGGGACGGGATCGCCTCGGGGATCGCCGGGGGGCGTCCCGTCCCCGGCCCGGCACTCGGGACCGATGACGAGGGGGCGGTGACGCCCCGACGGCCCCGGCCTGGCGCGTCAGTGCGCCTGCGGTGCGCCCGAGGTGCGCCGGTCGGTGCGCCCGAGGTGGGAGGGGGTCGATCGGTCATTCCCCAGCCCGATTCAGGGGTTGCGCCGATCCGGTCGGGGCCGTCCCGGCGGACGCGCCCGGGGCGTTGGGTTCGTTCTTGCGCGGGGGTGTCGCGCCGGATCGGGGAGGCCCGGGGGCTGGGTCGGTTCGGATTGCCAAGGAGTCGAGTCGTCGGGGCCGGGCGGTCGAGGGCCGGGCCGGGCGCGTCGGGGAGGGAGGGCCCCTGACCATAAGATCGTGAGATCGTCGCTCGGCAGTCACACGAAATGGGACGGGGGAAGGCCGGGAGGGCGTGGGCTCCGCTCGAAGGGAAGCGGGACGGACCGGGATCGCCGCCTCCGGCGACGGCGGGGTTCGGCTTGACGGCCGGGGCGGCCCGATTACGATGCCGCGACCCCGGGAGCAGGGTGCCGCGCATGCATCGCCGGATCTCGGCGAACGGTCGGCCCGATCCCGTCGGCCCGGAGTCGGCAAATGCCCCGAACCGCCCCGATCGGCCATCGGTCCCCGGCCCTCGCCCTCGCCGGCGTGGTCGCCCTCTCCCTGGCGGCGAGCCCCGCCTCGGCCAGCGCGATCCGCTACGAGTTGCTCCCGGCCTCGGCCCGCCCGTACCACGACCGGTCCCTCAACGCCAGGGGCCAGTGGCTCGAGGTGGATGCTTACGCGGTCTGGGAGCCGGAGGCCCCGACCAGCCATGCGCGTTCCTACCTCATGAGCAGGGACCTGCTCATTGAGGGCCGAGATGAGGGCCGACGGGACCTCGGCGTCCTCTACGGCGGCAGCACCGT carries:
- a CDS encoding alkaline phosphatase D family protein, with product MNPALIAASALLLAEAPAPAQGPDSRQATGVKVGEVTPTSALVWMRLTERAARNPDGPARVGPPVEPVPADDEIPHLLHACPGAPGRVRVRYGTDADLDDARSTPWVEVDASTDFSHQFALDGLEPDTAYHFAAETAGPGGVPEHAPLPGRFRTAPPPDEPSRVVFAMNTCQMYADVGHPDGFAMFEALDRLSPDFLVTAGDVVHYDNEDPRARTVELARYHWQRMYGFPRHFDRLARLPVYFTKDDHDTLRNDCWPSMDPGFMAPLTFEDGLRIFREQVPMGDGPTYRTFRWGEDLQIWLVEGRDFRSPNTMPDGPDKTIWGDEQEDWLERTMLESDATWKLLISPTTIVGPDRENKNDNHANDGFAYEGGEIRAWLAARFPGNAFVLCGDRHWQYHAVDPDTGVREFSVGAASDEHAGAPPASTRSTTASIASPAASSPSRSTARTGRRRSPSDCTTSTAASSMTMSRPESIEPTSRIKESPRMHSTDADPRRRILPPAWARSSSALLVPLAAIAIGAGPGPDPKPDRPAVVRVVADSQAKQPQVAVGPDGGVFVAFGVGDEIRCVSSDDGGRSFGEPVAVGSPGKLALGMRRGPRIVATADAVVIAAIGGVGGGPYGQLKDGDLQAWRSTDAGTSWSGPTRINDVEGSAREGLHALAAGPDGRLFCAWVDLREDRAEVRGAFSEDGGASWGPDVLVHRSPDGGPICPCCHPSAAFGPDGTLHVMWRDAVGGARDMYLAQSTDGGRSFEPAAKLGVGTWPIEACPMDGGAIAPGPDGRVLTAWMRDGRLFAAEPGEPERPLGPGVQGWACWGPEGPYLTWLDRRPGRLLARLPGAEEPIELFRSANDPSVSSPIGAEGPVVAAWEAGPGGSGIFAARLDPPGEED
- a CDS encoding WD40 repeat domain-containing serine/threonine protein kinase, with product MTPHDPSTQVDDRALAGRVAELAGRIEAGEPVDLDALRRDEPEVADRVLGLLPVLGLLARLGLPSGPGGPTPIGALPPDEFGEGIGRLGEFVLLRQIARGGMGVVFEARQLGIGRRVALKILPAVSALDPLQRRRFQVEARAAGALNHDHIVPVYFVGSEEGVHYYAMQLVDGRSLAQVLADLRRGGDAGEEPAPTRADGDIDLALEGALDLELDLDGLGPPDIGPDPTSLGPSHAAFVARLGLQAAEALAHAHEQGVIHRDVKPGNLLLDHDGRLWIADFGLARLQGDAGLTASGVLVGTFRYMSPEQAASTRGVPVDHRTDIYSLGATLYELLTLRPAFDDADRRVVLRRIIEDRPTPIRQLNPTVPADLETVVAKAMAKDPDDRYATAAELADDLSRFLDGRNVLARRPSPLDRAARWAYRRRLAVASALLMLGLVTAALGVAVVLIARAQARTADALADAKASRDAAIAERNRADDAAGHARSSERFARELLYVSNLKLAAEALLDRDPLLMKEYLDRHVPEAGEPDLRDFAWWFLKTQGEMPFDELAGPGPPLYFIAFSPDGRLMATCGQDAVIRLSERPGDRLVSEIETGQGEVNGLAFSPDGRRLASAGDDGTVRLWDLETSREIWRAQAIEDGLAFQVAFARGGEVLASCGQESVIRLWDAETGAPVGELRGPEADGPTLAVEAIAVTPDGLHLAAAGPGDVARVWDLESRSVALERGGAGRPTWVAFSPDGDRVAVGRKKGVLEVVDRRSGATVLVEKLRDDVQALAMLRGGSVLAASDRGGMIHLFPLPAPDGPGPGAIRPPWLAHGDRLYALAADPDGDALVSAGADGRARRWHPLEPDRSRRWAIDRGECGGFAFSPGGRSLWVLRGSGVVPIGLAPDGEARPVELGDASFLGLHADRGCRRIAACGRRAGGDGPPLVVVWDRTTGSFPFRWEPRGGIVSIRSVAISPDGRRLAAYGSRDRAVPVGRRVSLSLFDLEAGGPPLDLGLPGADSAGTMSMVDFAPDGRLLAASSGHDILLVDPVAGRPLRPLSGHSGTVGALAFSPDGALLASAGDDRRLVLWELASNRPVFSTLALDSQALALAFSPDGRLLASVGRDGLVLLWHVPTRQLLMEIPATNPHGGNPGEAYDAIAFGPDGRRLAVRVPEDVLILDSSTASSAP
- a CDS encoding RuBisCO large subunit C-terminal-like domain-containing protein, with protein sequence MPSIDSKTLDVLWQDPDARETALRRVVEGRLAEDPPPRSDDHVVATYFFAFRTESLDDAVREIAYHATSGIKDPPPGSLLAECTATAAGVDPFDSTGRIGLLHIAFPLKMMLQGDGHLTSVDLLHTTAAAIIFDVYENQDARLVSLQIPDKVLATFPGPAHGPFGLRKLTGFDDGRPAFGTILKPTAGVTPDDVDRIVGEVAGCDLLMFIKEDEDLYPNLPYSPVADRMTRAMAAIERIRDERGGLGLVYAPHVTGAPNEILETVLAVLEAGANGVMFSETFAGGAVRMVREATRHLSHPPAIYGHNAGIGTRTRAIWREVIDLLARLDGIDFRQTAPVKPGTPFLRPYGAEWLASEVALSRPLPGGLNPTMIARAGALDQGNVILNLQDAEARGLTDHILFLAGSAINSIKDDSGTYEPRLGAEAMREALEVHRSGSMAGVPMEKHLDELVALADRRKLAALRRALSQRYPDRAG